Proteins co-encoded in one Cynocephalus volans isolate mCynVol1 chromosome 11, mCynVol1.pri, whole genome shotgun sequence genomic window:
- the PRELP gene encoding prolargin has product MRSSLCWLLPLLLLLASVAQGQPTRRPRPGSGPRRRPRPRPTPSFPQPHEPSEPTDLPPPLPPGPPSVFPDCPRECYCPPDFPSALYCDSRNLRKVPVIPSRIHYLYLQNNFISELPVESFKNATGLRWINLDNNRIRKIDQRVLEKLPSLIFLYMEKNELEEVPSALPPNLEQLRLSQNKISRIPAGVFSKLENLLLLDLQHNRLSDGVFKPDTFQGLKNLMQLNLAHNILRKMPPKVPKAIHQLYLDSNNIDTIPSGYFKGFPNLAFIRLNYNKLSDRGLPKNSFNISNLLVLHLSHNRISNVPAINSKLERLYLNNNSIEKINGSQICPNNLVAFHDFSSDLENVPHLRYLRLDGNFLKPPIPLDLMMCFRLLQSVII; this is encoded by the exons ATGAGGTCATCCCTCTGCTGGCTCCTCCCACTTCTACTCCTCTTGGCCTCAGTGGCCCAAGGCCAACCAACACGACGACCAAGACCCGGGTCTGGGCCCAGGCGCagacccaggcccaggcccacGCCCAGCTTTCCTCAGCCCCATGAGCCATCAGAGCCTACAGACCTGCCTCCGCCCCTTCCTCCAGGCCCTCCATCTGTCTTTCCTGACTGTCCCCGGGAATGCTACTGCCCCCCTGATTTCCCGTCTGCCCTCTACTGTGATAGCCGCAACCTGCGCAAGGTCCCTGTCATCCCATCTCGCATCCATTACCTCTATCTCCAGAACAACTTCATCTCTGAGCTCCCAGTGGAGTCCTTCAAGAACGCCACGGGCCTGAGGTGGATCAATCTGGACAACAACCGAATCCGCAAGATAGACCAGAGGGTACTGGAGAAACTTCCCAGCCTGATCTTCCTCTACATGGAGAAGAACGAGCTCGAAGAGGTGCCCTCAGCCCTGCCCCCGAACCTGGAGCAGCTGAGGCTGAGCCAGAACAAGATCTCCAGAATCCCGGCCGGCGTCTTCAGCAAGCTGGAGAACCTGCTGCTCTTGGATCTCCAGCACAACAGGCTAAGTGATGGCGTCTTCAAGCCTGACACCTTCCAGGGTCTCAAGAACCTCATGCAGCTCAACCTGGCCCACAACATCCTGAGAAAGATGCCACCAAAAGTCCCCAAGGCCATTCACCAGCTCTACCTGGACAGCAACAACATCGACACCATCCCTAGTGGTTACTTCAAGGGCTTCCCCAACCTCGCCTTCATTCGGCTTAACTACAATAAGCTGTCAGACAGGGGACTCCCCAAGAATTCCTTTAACATCTCCAACCTGCTCGTGCTCCACCTGTCCCACAACAGGATCAGCAATGTGCCTGCCATCAACAGCAAGCTGGAGCGCCTGTACCTCAACAACAACAGCATTGAGA AAATCAATGGCAGCCAGATTTGCCCCAACAACCTAGTCGCCTTCCATGATTTCTCCTCGGATCTGGAGAACGTGCCACACCTGCGCTACCTGCGGCTGGATGGGAACTTCCTGAAGCCACCCATCCCTCTGGACCTCATGATGTGCTTCCGCCTGCTGCAGTCCGTCATCATCTAG